The following coding sequences are from one Mastomys coucha isolate ucsf_1 unplaced genomic scaffold, UCSF_Mcou_1 pScaffold9, whole genome shotgun sequence window:
- the Sall2 gene encoding sal-like protein 2 isoform X1, whose protein sequence is MAQETGSSSRLGGPCGEPAERGGDASEEDHPQVCAKCCAQFSDPTEFLAHQNSCCTDPPVMVIIGGQENPSNSSASSVPRPEGHSRPQIMDTEHSNPPDPGSSGPPDPTWGPERRGEESPGHFLVAATGTAAGGGGGLILASPKLGATPLPPESTPAPPPPPPPPPPPGVGSGHLNIPLILEELRVLQQRQIHQMQMTEQICRQVLLLGSLGQTVGAPASPSELPGTGAASSTKPLLPLFSPIKPAQTGKTLASSSSSSTSSGAEQPKQAFFHLYHPLGSQHPFSVGGVGRSHKPTPAPSPALPGNTDQLIASPHLAFPGTTGLLAAQCLGAARGLEAAASPGLLKPKNGSGELGYGEVISSLEKPGGRHKCRFCAKVFGSDSALQIHLRSHTGERPYKCNVCGNRFTTRGNLKVHFHRHREKYPHVQMNPHPVPEHLDYVITSSGLPYGMSVPPEKAEEEAATPGGGVERKPLVASTTALSATESLTLLSTGTSTAVAPGLPTFNKFVLMKAVEPKSKADENTPPGSEGSAIAGVADSGPATRMQLSKLVTSLPSWALLTNHLKSTGSFPFPYVLEPLGASPSETSKLQQLVEKIDRQGAVAVASTVASAAPTTSAPAPSASASGPNQCVICLRVLSCPRALRLHYGQHGGERPFKCKVCGRAFSTRGNLRAHFVGHKTSPAARAQNSCPICQKKFTNAVTLQQHVRMHLGGQIPNGGSVLPEGGGAAQENSSEQSTASGPGSFPQPQSQQPSPEEEMSEEEEEDEEEEEDVTDEDSLAGRGSESGGEKAISVRGDSEEVSGAEEEVATSVAAPTTGKEMDSNEKATQHALPPPPPPPDNLDHPQPMEQGTSDVSGGMEEEAKLEGTSSPMSALTQEGEGTSTPLVEELNLPEAMKKEPGESSSRKACEVCGQSFPTQTALEEHQKTHPKDGPLFTCVFCRQGFLDRATLKKHMLLAHHQVPPFAPHGPQNIATLSLVPGCSSSIPSPGLSPFPGKDDPAIP, encoded by the exons ATGGCGCAGGAAACCGGGAGCAGCTCTCGACTCGGGGGGCCCTGCGGGGAGCCTGCGGAGCGCGGAG GTGATGCTAGCGAGGAAGACCACCCCCAAGTCTGTGCCAAATGCTGCGCACAATTCTCTGACCCGACCGAATTCCTCGCTCACCAGAACTCATGTTGCACTGACCCACCGGTAATGGTGATAATTGGGGGCCAGGAGAACCCCAGCAACTCTTCAGCTTCCTCCGTGCCCCGACCAGAGGGCCACAGTAGGCCCCAGATCATGGACACAGAGCACAGCAATCCCCCagatcctgggtcctctgggccCCCGGATCCCACCTGGGGGCCAGAGCGGAGGGGAGAGGAATCTCCTGGGCATTTCCTGGTCGCTGCCACAGGTACAGCGGCTGGGGGAGGTGGGGGCCTGATCTTGGCCAGTCCCAAGCTGGGAGCAACCCCATTGCCTCCAGAATCCACCCCTGCAccccctcctccaccacctccccctccacccccaggtgTAGGCAGTGGCCACTTGAACATTCCTCTGATCTTGGAAGAGCTGCGGGTGCTGCAGCAGCGCCAGATTCATCAGATGCAGATGACTGAGCAAATCTGCCGCCAGGTGCTGCTGCTTGGCTCCTTAGGGCAGACGGTGGGTGCCCCAGCCAGTCCCTCAGAGCTACCTGGGACAGGGGCTGCCTCTTCCACCAAGCCCCTACTGCCTCTCTTCAGTCCCATTAAACCAGCGCAAACTGGCAAAACACTGGCATCTTCCTCTTCGTCGTCCACTTCTTCAGGGGCAGAACAACCTAAGCAGGCTTTCTTCCACCTTTATCATCCACTGGGATCACAGCATCCCTTTTCTGTAGGAGGGGTTGGGCGGAGCCACAAGCCCActcctgccccttcccctgcCCTGCCAGGCAACACGGATCAGCTGATTGCCTCACCTCATCTGGCTTTCCCAGGCACCACAGGACTCCTGGCAGCTCAGTGTCTTGGGGCAGCAAGAGGCCTTGAGGCTGCCGCCTCCCCAGGGCTCCTGAAGCCAAAGAACGGAAGCGGTGAGCTGGGCTATGGGGAAGTGATCAGTTCCTTGGAGAAGCCCGGTGGAAGGCACAAATGCCGCTTTTGTGCGAAAGTATTCGGCAGTGACAGCGCCCTGCAGATCCACCTTCGCTCCCACACTGGTGAGAGGCCCTATAAGTGCAACGTCTGTGGTAACCGGTTCACTACTCGGGGCAACCTCAAAGTACACTTCCACCGGCATCGTGAGAAGTACCCGCACGTGCAAATGAATCCACATCCAGTACCAGAGCACCTAGATTACGTCATCACCAGTAGTGGGCTGCCTTATGGAATGTCTGTGCCACCGGAGAAAGCGGAAGAGGAAGCAGCCACACCAGGCGGAGGTGTTGAACGCAAACCTCTAGTGGCCTCCACCACAGCACTCAGTGCCACGGAGAGCCTGACCCTGCTCTCCACTGGTACCAGCACTGCAGTGGCTCCTGGGCTCCCTACTTTCAACAAGTTCGTGCTCATGAAGGCAGTGGAGCCCAAGAGTAAAGCTGATGAGAATACTCCCCCAGGGAGTGAGGGCTCAGCCATCGCCGGAGTAGCAGACAGTGGCCCGGCAACCCGAATGCAGCTAAGTAAGCTGGTGACATCACTACCGAGTTGGGCACTGCTTACTAATCACTTGAAGTCAACTGGAAGTTTCCCCTTCCCTTATGTGCTAGAACCCTTGGGGGCTTCgccttctgagacctcaaagctgcAGCAGCTAGTAGAAAAGATTGACCGCCAAGGAGCTGTGGCGGTGGCGTCTACTGTAGCCTCGGCAGCTCCCACTACTTCTGCCCCTGCaccttcagcctctgcttctgGACCTAACCAGTGTGTCATCTGTCTCCGGGTGCTGAGCTGCCCACGGGCTCTACGCCTGCATTATGGTCAACATGGAGGTGAGCGGCCCTTCAAGTGTAAAGTATGTGGCAGAGCTTTCTCCACAAGGGGCAATTTGCGCGCACATTTTGTGGGTCACAAGACCAGTCCAGCTGCCCGGGCTCAGAATTCCTGCCCCATTTGCCAGAAGAAGTTCACTAATGCTGTCACTCTGCAGCAACACGTTCGGATGCACCTGGGGGGCCAGATTCCCAACGGGGGTTCCGTACTTCCAGAAGGTGGGGGAGCTGCCCAGGAAAACAGCTCGGAGCAGTCTACAGCCTCTGGACCCGGGAGTTTTCCCCAGCCGCAGTCCCAGCAGCCATCTCCAGAAGAGGAGAtgtctgaggaagaggaagaggacgaggaagaagaggaagacgtGACAGATGAAGATTCCCTAGCAGGAAGAGGCTcagagagtgggggagagaagGCCATATCAGTACGAGGTGACTCAGAAGAGGTATCTGGGgcagaggaggaagtggccacGTCTGTAGCAGCACCCACCACCGGGAAGGAGATGGACAGTAATGAGAAAGCCACTCAACACGCGCTGccgccacctccaccaccacccgacaACCTGGATCATCCCCAGCCCATGGAGCAGGGAACCAGTGATGTTTCTGGAGGCATGGAGGAAGAGGCCAAACTGGAGGGAACCTCAAGCCCGATGTCAGCCCTCACCCAAGAAGGGGAGGGCACCAGCACCCCTTTGGTGGAAGAGCTGAACTTACCGGAAGCCATGAAAAAGGAGCCAGGAGAGAGCAGCAGCAGAAAGGCGTGTGAAGTATGTGGCCAGAGCTTTCCTACCCAAACAGCTCTGGAGGAGCATCAGAAGACCCATCCCAAGGATGGGCCGCTCTTCACTTGTGTCTTCTGCAGGCAGGGCTTCCTTGACCGTGCTACCCTCAAGAAGCACATGCTGTTGGCTCACCACCAGGTACCGCCCTTTGCACCCCATGGCCCTCAGAATATCGCTACTCTTTCCTTGGTCCCTGGCTgttcctcctccatcccttctccaGGGCTCTCTCCATTCCCTGGAAAAGATGACCCTGCCATCCCATGA
- the Mettl3 gene encoding N6-adenosine-methyltransferase catalytic subunit → MSDTWSSIQAHKKQLDSLRERLQRRRKQDSGHLDLRNPEAALSPTFRSDSPVPTAPTSSGPKPSTTSVVPELATDPELEKKLLHHLSDLALTLPTDAVSIRLAISTPDAPATQDGVESLLQKFAAQELIEVKRGLLQDDAHPTLVTYADHSKLSAMMGAVAEKKGLGEVAGTIAGQKRRAEQDLTTVATFASSLASGLSPSISEPAKEPAKKSRKHAASDVDLEIESLLNQQSTKEQQSKKVSQEILELLNTTTAKEQSIVEKFRSRGRAQVQEFCDYGTKEECMKASDADRPCRKLHFRRIINKHTDESLGDCSFLNTCFHMDTCKYVHYEIDACMDSESPGSKEHMPSQELALPQSVGGDSSADRLFPPQWICCDIRYLDVSILGKFAVVMADPPWDIHMELPYGTLTDDEMRRLNIPVLQDDGFLFLWVTGRAMELGRECLNLWGYERVDEIIWVKTNQLQRIIRTGRTGHWLNHGKEHCLVGVKGNPQGFNQGLDCDVIVAEVRSTSHKPDEIYGMIERLSPGTRKIELFGRPHNVQPNWITLGNQLDGIHLLDPDVVARFKQRYPDGIISKPKNL, encoded by the exons ATGTCGGACACGTGGAGCTCTATCCAGGCCCATAAGAAACAGCTCGACTCGCTTCGGGAGAGACTGCAGCGGCGACGGAAGCAGGACTCTGGGCACTTGG aTTTAAGGAATCCAGAAGCAGCACTGTCCCCAACCTTCCGTAGTGATAGCCCGGTGCCTACTGCCCCTACCTCTAGTGGCCCTAAGCCCAGCACGACGTCCGTAGTCCCTGAATTAGCTACAGACCCTGAGTTAGAGAAGAAGTTGCTACACCACCTCTCAGATCTGGCCTTAACCTTGCCCACTGATGCTGTATCCATCCGTCTTGCCATCTCTACG CCAGATGCACCTGCCACTCAAGATGGGGTAGAAAGCCTTCTACAGAAATTTGCTGCCCAGGAGTTGATTGAGGTAAAGCGAGGTCTTCTACAAGATGACGCACATCCTACTCTTGTGACTTATGCTGACCACTCCAAGCTGTCTGCCATGATGGGGGCTGTGGCAGAAAAGAAAGGCCTGGGAGAGGTAGCAGGGACCATCGCAGGGCAAAAACGGCGTGCAGAACAGGACTTGACTACAGTGGCTACTTTTGCCAGCTCTTTAGCATCTGGTCTGTCCCCTTCAATATCAGAACCAGCTAAGGAGCCAGCTAAGAAATCAAGGAAGCATGCTGCCTCAGATGTTGATCTGGAGATAGAAAGTCTTTTGAACCAACAGTCGACTAAAGAACAGCAGAGCAAGAAG GTCAGTCAGGAGATCCTAGAGCTATTAAATACCACAACAGCCAAGGAACAGTCCATTGTTGAAAAGTTTCGCTCCCGAGGTCGGGCCCAGGTGCAAGAATTTTGTGACTATGGGACCAAGGAAGAGTGCATGAAAGCCAGTGATGCTGATCGGCCTTGTCGCAAGCTGCACTTCAG ACGAATTATCAATAAGCACACCGATGAGTCTTTAGGTGACTGCTCTTTCCTTAACACATGTTTCCACATGGATACCTGCAAATATGTTCACTATGAAATTGATGCGTGTATGGATTCTGAGAGTCCTGGCAGCAAGGAGCATATGCCAAGCCAAGAGCTTGCTCTTCCCCAGAGTGTTGGGGGTGATTCCAGTGCAGATCGACTCTTTCCACCTCAG TGGATCTGTTGTGATATCCGCTACCTGGACGTCAGTATCTTGGGCAAATTTGCAGTTGTGATGGCTGACCCACCTTGGGATATTCACATGGAGCTACCATATGGGACGTTAACAGATGATGAGATGCGCAGGCTCAATATACCAGTACTACAGGATGAtggctttcttttcctctgggtCACAGGCAG GGCCATGGAATTGGGCAGAGAATGTCTGAACCTTTGGGG TTACGAACGGGTGGATGAAATCATCTGGGTGAAGACTAATCAACTGCAGCGCATCATTAGAACAGGCCGGACAGGTCACTGGTTAAACCATGGGAAGGAGCACTGTTTG GTTGGTGTCAAAGGAAATCCCCAAGGCTTCAACCAGGGTCTGGATTGTGATGTGATTGTAGCTGAG GTTCGTTCCACCAGTCATAAACCAGATGAAATATATGGCATGATCGAGAGACTCTCCCCTGGCACCCGCAAGATTGAATTATTTGGAAGACCACACAATGTGCAACCCAACTG GATTACTCTTGGAAACCAACTGGATGGGATACACCTACTAGACCCAGATGTGGTTGCCCGGTTTAAGCAAAGGTATCCGGATGGTATCATCTCTAAACCTAAGAATTTATAG
- the Sall2 gene encoding sal-like protein 2 isoform X2, whose translation MSRRKQRRPQQLISDSEGPSTSENGDASEEDHPQVCAKCCAQFSDPTEFLAHQNSCCTDPPVMVIIGGQENPSNSSASSVPRPEGHSRPQIMDTEHSNPPDPGSSGPPDPTWGPERRGEESPGHFLVAATGTAAGGGGGLILASPKLGATPLPPESTPAPPPPPPPPPPPGVGSGHLNIPLILEELRVLQQRQIHQMQMTEQICRQVLLLGSLGQTVGAPASPSELPGTGAASSTKPLLPLFSPIKPAQTGKTLASSSSSSTSSGAEQPKQAFFHLYHPLGSQHPFSVGGVGRSHKPTPAPSPALPGNTDQLIASPHLAFPGTTGLLAAQCLGAARGLEAAASPGLLKPKNGSGELGYGEVISSLEKPGGRHKCRFCAKVFGSDSALQIHLRSHTGERPYKCNVCGNRFTTRGNLKVHFHRHREKYPHVQMNPHPVPEHLDYVITSSGLPYGMSVPPEKAEEEAATPGGGVERKPLVASTTALSATESLTLLSTGTSTAVAPGLPTFNKFVLMKAVEPKSKADENTPPGSEGSAIAGVADSGPATRMQLSKLVTSLPSWALLTNHLKSTGSFPFPYVLEPLGASPSETSKLQQLVEKIDRQGAVAVASTVASAAPTTSAPAPSASASGPNQCVICLRVLSCPRALRLHYGQHGGERPFKCKVCGRAFSTRGNLRAHFVGHKTSPAARAQNSCPICQKKFTNAVTLQQHVRMHLGGQIPNGGSVLPEGGGAAQENSSEQSTASGPGSFPQPQSQQPSPEEEMSEEEEEDEEEEEDVTDEDSLAGRGSESGGEKAISVRGDSEEVSGAEEEVATSVAAPTTGKEMDSNEKATQHALPPPPPPPDNLDHPQPMEQGTSDVSGGMEEEAKLEGTSSPMSALTQEGEGTSTPLVEELNLPEAMKKEPGESSSRKACEVCGQSFPTQTALEEHQKTHPKDGPLFTCVFCRQGFLDRATLKKHMLLAHHQVPPFAPHGPQNIATLSLVPGCSSSIPSPGLSPFPGKDDPAIP comes from the coding sequence GTGATGCTAGCGAGGAAGACCACCCCCAAGTCTGTGCCAAATGCTGCGCACAATTCTCTGACCCGACCGAATTCCTCGCTCACCAGAACTCATGTTGCACTGACCCACCGGTAATGGTGATAATTGGGGGCCAGGAGAACCCCAGCAACTCTTCAGCTTCCTCCGTGCCCCGACCAGAGGGCCACAGTAGGCCCCAGATCATGGACACAGAGCACAGCAATCCCCCagatcctgggtcctctgggccCCCGGATCCCACCTGGGGGCCAGAGCGGAGGGGAGAGGAATCTCCTGGGCATTTCCTGGTCGCTGCCACAGGTACAGCGGCTGGGGGAGGTGGGGGCCTGATCTTGGCCAGTCCCAAGCTGGGAGCAACCCCATTGCCTCCAGAATCCACCCCTGCAccccctcctccaccacctccccctccacccccaggtgTAGGCAGTGGCCACTTGAACATTCCTCTGATCTTGGAAGAGCTGCGGGTGCTGCAGCAGCGCCAGATTCATCAGATGCAGATGACTGAGCAAATCTGCCGCCAGGTGCTGCTGCTTGGCTCCTTAGGGCAGACGGTGGGTGCCCCAGCCAGTCCCTCAGAGCTACCTGGGACAGGGGCTGCCTCTTCCACCAAGCCCCTACTGCCTCTCTTCAGTCCCATTAAACCAGCGCAAACTGGCAAAACACTGGCATCTTCCTCTTCGTCGTCCACTTCTTCAGGGGCAGAACAACCTAAGCAGGCTTTCTTCCACCTTTATCATCCACTGGGATCACAGCATCCCTTTTCTGTAGGAGGGGTTGGGCGGAGCCACAAGCCCActcctgccccttcccctgcCCTGCCAGGCAACACGGATCAGCTGATTGCCTCACCTCATCTGGCTTTCCCAGGCACCACAGGACTCCTGGCAGCTCAGTGTCTTGGGGCAGCAAGAGGCCTTGAGGCTGCCGCCTCCCCAGGGCTCCTGAAGCCAAAGAACGGAAGCGGTGAGCTGGGCTATGGGGAAGTGATCAGTTCCTTGGAGAAGCCCGGTGGAAGGCACAAATGCCGCTTTTGTGCGAAAGTATTCGGCAGTGACAGCGCCCTGCAGATCCACCTTCGCTCCCACACTGGTGAGAGGCCCTATAAGTGCAACGTCTGTGGTAACCGGTTCACTACTCGGGGCAACCTCAAAGTACACTTCCACCGGCATCGTGAGAAGTACCCGCACGTGCAAATGAATCCACATCCAGTACCAGAGCACCTAGATTACGTCATCACCAGTAGTGGGCTGCCTTATGGAATGTCTGTGCCACCGGAGAAAGCGGAAGAGGAAGCAGCCACACCAGGCGGAGGTGTTGAACGCAAACCTCTAGTGGCCTCCACCACAGCACTCAGTGCCACGGAGAGCCTGACCCTGCTCTCCACTGGTACCAGCACTGCAGTGGCTCCTGGGCTCCCTACTTTCAACAAGTTCGTGCTCATGAAGGCAGTGGAGCCCAAGAGTAAAGCTGATGAGAATACTCCCCCAGGGAGTGAGGGCTCAGCCATCGCCGGAGTAGCAGACAGTGGCCCGGCAACCCGAATGCAGCTAAGTAAGCTGGTGACATCACTACCGAGTTGGGCACTGCTTACTAATCACTTGAAGTCAACTGGAAGTTTCCCCTTCCCTTATGTGCTAGAACCCTTGGGGGCTTCgccttctgagacctcaaagctgcAGCAGCTAGTAGAAAAGATTGACCGCCAAGGAGCTGTGGCGGTGGCGTCTACTGTAGCCTCGGCAGCTCCCACTACTTCTGCCCCTGCaccttcagcctctgcttctgGACCTAACCAGTGTGTCATCTGTCTCCGGGTGCTGAGCTGCCCACGGGCTCTACGCCTGCATTATGGTCAACATGGAGGTGAGCGGCCCTTCAAGTGTAAAGTATGTGGCAGAGCTTTCTCCACAAGGGGCAATTTGCGCGCACATTTTGTGGGTCACAAGACCAGTCCAGCTGCCCGGGCTCAGAATTCCTGCCCCATTTGCCAGAAGAAGTTCACTAATGCTGTCACTCTGCAGCAACACGTTCGGATGCACCTGGGGGGCCAGATTCCCAACGGGGGTTCCGTACTTCCAGAAGGTGGGGGAGCTGCCCAGGAAAACAGCTCGGAGCAGTCTACAGCCTCTGGACCCGGGAGTTTTCCCCAGCCGCAGTCCCAGCAGCCATCTCCAGAAGAGGAGAtgtctgaggaagaggaagaggacgaggaagaagaggaagacgtGACAGATGAAGATTCCCTAGCAGGAAGAGGCTcagagagtgggggagagaagGCCATATCAGTACGAGGTGACTCAGAAGAGGTATCTGGGgcagaggaggaagtggccacGTCTGTAGCAGCACCCACCACCGGGAAGGAGATGGACAGTAATGAGAAAGCCACTCAACACGCGCTGccgccacctccaccaccacccgacaACCTGGATCATCCCCAGCCCATGGAGCAGGGAACCAGTGATGTTTCTGGAGGCATGGAGGAAGAGGCCAAACTGGAGGGAACCTCAAGCCCGATGTCAGCCCTCACCCAAGAAGGGGAGGGCACCAGCACCCCTTTGGTGGAAGAGCTGAACTTACCGGAAGCCATGAAAAAGGAGCCAGGAGAGAGCAGCAGCAGAAAGGCGTGTGAAGTATGTGGCCAGAGCTTTCCTACCCAAACAGCTCTGGAGGAGCATCAGAAGACCCATCCCAAGGATGGGCCGCTCTTCACTTGTGTCTTCTGCAGGCAGGGCTTCCTTGACCGTGCTACCCTCAAGAAGCACATGCTGTTGGCTCACCACCAGGTACCGCCCTTTGCACCCCATGGCCCTCAGAATATCGCTACTCTTTCCTTGGTCCCTGGCTgttcctcctccatcccttctccaGGGCTCTCTCCATTCCCTGGAAAAGATGACCCTGCCATCCCATGA
- the Tox4 gene encoding TOX high mobility group box family member 4, translating into MEFPGGNDNYLTITGPSHPFLSGAETFHTPSLGDEEFEIPPISLDSDPSLAVSDVVGHFDDLADPSSSQDGSFSAQYGVQTLDMPVGMTHGLMEQGGGLLSGGLTMDLDHSIGTQYSANPPVTIDVPMTDMTSGLMGHSQLTTIDQSELSSQLGLSLGGGTILPPAQSPEDRLSTTPSPTNSLHEDGVDDFRRQLPAQKTVVVETGKKQKAPKKRKKKDPNEPQKPVSAYALFFRDTQAAIKGQNPNATFGEVSKIVASMWDSLGEEQKQVYKRKTEAAKKEYLKALAAYKDNQECQATVETVELDPVPQSQTPSPPPVTTADPASPAPASTESPALSPCIVVNSTLSSYVANQASSGPGGQPNITKLIITKQMLPSSITMSQGGMVTVIPATVVTSRGLQLGQTSTATIQPSQQAQIVTRSVLQAAAAAAASMQLPPPRLQPPPLQQMPQPPTQQQVTILQQPPPLQAMQQPPPQKVRINLQQQPPPLQSKIVPPPTLKIQTTVVPPTVESSPEQPMNSSPEAHTVEATSPETICEMIADVVPEVESPSQMDVELVSGSPVTLSPQPRCVRSGCENPPVISKDWDNEYCSNECVVKHCRDVFLAWVASRNPNSVVFVK; encoded by the exons ACATTCCATACACCAAGCTTGGGCGATGAGGAATTTGAAATCCCACCTATCTCCTTGGACTCTGATCCCTCACTGGCTGTCTCAGATGTGGTTGGCCACTTTGATGACCTGGCAGACCCATCTTCTTCCCAGGATGGCAGCTTTTCAGCTCAATACGGGGTCCAGACATTGGACATGCCTGTGGGCATGACCCATGGCTTGATGGAGCAGGGCGGGGGCCTCCTGAGTGGGGGCTTGACTATG gACCTGGACCATTCTATAGGAACTCAGTATAGTGCCAACCCACCTGTTACAATTGATGTACCAATGACAGACATGACATCTGGCTTGATGGGACACAGCCAGTTGACCACTATTGATCAATCAGAACTGAGTTCTCAACTTGGTTTAAGTTTAGGAGGTGGCACCATCTTGCCACCTGCCCAGTCACCTGAGGATCGTCTTTCAACTACTCCTTCACCTACCAATTCACTTCATGAGGATGGTGTTGATGATTTCCGGAGG CAACTTCCTGCCCAAAAGACAGTGGTagtagaaacaggaaaaaagcaaaaggctcccaagaagagaaaaaagaaagatcctAATGAACCTCAGAAGCCAGTTTCTGCGTATGCATTATTCTTTCGAGATACGCAGGCTGCCATCAAGGGACAGAACCCGAATGCAACCTTTGGTGAGGTATCGAAGATTGTGGCTTCCATGTGGGACAGTCTTGGAGAAGAGCAAAAACAG GTGTACAAGCGGAAAACTGAGGCTGCCAAGAAAGAGTATCTCAAGGCACTAGCTGCTTATAAAGACAACCAGGAGTGTCAG GCTACTGTGGAAACAGTCGAGTTAGATCCTGTGCCACAGTCACAGACTCCTTCACCACCTCCTGTGACTACAGCTGACCCAGCATCTCCAGCACCAGCCTCAACGGAGTCCCCTGCTTTGTCCCCTTGCATTGTAGTTAATTCCACACTTTCATCTTACGTGGCAAACCAGGCGTCTTCTGGGCCTGGAGGTCAGCCCAATATTACCAAATTGATTATTACCAAACAGATGTTGCCTTCTTCTATTACCATGTCTCAAGGAGGAATGGTTACTGTTATCCCCGCCACAGTGGTTACCTCCCGGGGGCTCCAGCTAGGCCAAACAAGTACAGCTACTATTCAGCCAAGCCAGCAGGCCCAGATTGTCACTCGGTCAGTGTTGcaggcagcagctgctgctgctgcttccatGCAACTGCCTCCACCCCGACTACAGCCTCCTCCATTGCAACAGATGCCTCAGCCCCCAACTCAACAGCAAGTCACCATCCTACAGCAGCCCCCTCCACTTCAGGCCATGCAGCAGCCACCACCTCAGAAAGTCAGGATCAACTTACAGCAGCAGCCACCACCTCTGCAGAGCAAGATTGTGCCTCCACCCACTCTGAAAATACAGACTACAGTGGTCCCTCCAACTGTAGAAAGCAGTCCTGAGCAGCCAATGAACAGCAGCCCTGAGGCCCACACAGTAGAGGCAACCTCTCCTGAGACAATTTGTGAAATGATCGCAGATGTAGTTCCTGAG GTGGAGTCTCCTTCTCAGATGGATGTTGAATTGGTGAGTGGATCCCCTGTGACACTGTCACCTCAGCCTCGATGTGTGAGGTCTGGTTGTGAGAACCCTCCTGTTATCAGTAAGGACTGGGACAACGAGTACTGCAGCAATGAGTGTGTGGTGAAGCACTGCAG gGATGTATTCTTGGCCTGGGTGGCCTCTAGAAATCCAAACTCTGTGGTGTTTGTGAAGTAG